One region of Marivirga arenosa genomic DNA includes:
- a CDS encoding alpha/beta hydrolase — MKKATVVFIICYLSGIFGIAQNNHTNNIVGTNHYIKSKVLNEERQIQIYLPPHYKNSEEKYPVLYVLDGQRFFLYAVSLSQTFNQFQLTPDFIVVGINTDYPKRFQDLGDGKERFIEFLENELTEYIDLNFRTNDENLIFGWEYGASMVFNTMLSTPTLFDGHIMASGYPIIDSIDKLNDVSTLHTNLYFSVSPDEYDVKHSAIKLDSLLSQKHIKGLHWSFLNLEIEQHQSTAYPTLYHGIRNHFQFYPEFETNKLQNFVNAGGMDYANHYVVERARRHGFSPELSLWSKFTIIRCAMRAEDFYHFETLINNLHKTEFLNDLMNGNMEYAVYNFANFYEKHKHFKEAIALYDLLLKKYPHSEILLKKKAIAINQIKE, encoded by the coding sequence ATGAAAAAAGCAACAGTTGTATTCATAATTTGCTATTTATCTGGTATTTTTGGCATTGCCCAAAACAATCACACCAATAATATTGTAGGTACCAATCACTATATTAAATCAAAGGTATTAAACGAGGAGCGACAAATACAAATTTATCTTCCACCTCATTATAAAAATTCAGAAGAAAAATACCCAGTGCTTTATGTGTTAGATGGTCAACGGTTTTTTTTGTATGCTGTGAGTTTAAGTCAAACTTTCAATCAGTTTCAATTAACTCCAGATTTTATAGTTGTTGGAATTAATACGGACTATCCAAAACGGTTTCAAGATTTAGGAGATGGCAAAGAAAGGTTTATTGAGTTTCTTGAAAATGAACTTACAGAATATATAGATCTAAATTTTAGAACTAATGATGAAAACCTAATTTTTGGCTGGGAATATGGTGCAAGTATGGTGTTTAATACCATGCTATCAACCCCAACTTTGTTTGATGGACATATCATGGCAAGTGGTTACCCAATAATAGATTCCATAGATAAGTTAAACGATGTTTCAACATTACATACTAATCTATATTTTTCTGTAAGTCCAGATGAATATGATGTAAAACATAGTGCCATCAAATTAGACTCATTACTGTCACAAAAACATATTAAAGGATTGCACTGGTCTTTCTTAAATCTTGAAATAGAACAACATCAATCAACTGCCTACCCTACCCTTTATCATGGAATTCGAAATCACTTCCAATTCTACCCAGAATTTGAAACTAACAAACTTCAAAATTTTGTAAATGCAGGTGGTATGGATTATGCCAATCATTATGTAGTGGAAAGAGCCAGAAGACATGGCTTTTCTCCAGAGCTTTCTTTATGGTCTAAATTTACAATCATTAGATGTGCGATGAGAGCAGAAGATTTCTATCACTTTGAAACACTGATAAATAACTTACATAAAACAGAATTCTTAAATGACTTGATGAATGGTAATATGGAATATGCCGTTTACAATTTTGCAAACTTTTATGAAAAACACAAGCATTTTAAAGAAGCCATTGCCTTATATGATCTTTTATTAAAAAAGTATCCCCATTCAGAAATATTATTGAAAAAGAAAGCAATTGCAATCAACCAAATTAAGGAATAA
- a CDS encoding ABC transporter ATP-binding protein, with translation MNTLKINNLELTYKNGHQAIQNISLEIKNGMFGLLGPNGAGKSSLMKTIVGLQKPTSGSIDFNDVDIVSKPDYIQKKLGFLPQDFGVYPKVSAYDLLHHIAILKGIENKDEREAQIRLLLEKVNLWDFRNKEVHTFSGGMKQRFGVAQALLGKPKIVIVDEPTAGLDPEERNRFNMLLSDISSEVIVILSTHLVEDVKNLCSEMTIMNKGQVLKTGKPKELIDELRNKIWSKPIKSDHLDKYQSKYQVISKQLIERELYITIFSETEPTGFEPVTPLLEHVYFKTLA, from the coding sequence ATGAATACATTAAAAATTAATAACCTAGAACTCACTTATAAAAACGGTCATCAAGCAATTCAAAATATTTCCTTGGAAATTAAGAATGGAATGTTTGGTTTACTTGGCCCAAATGGTGCTGGAAAATCTTCTTTGATGAAAACCATCGTTGGACTCCAAAAGCCAACCTCTGGCAGTATTGATTTTAATGATGTAGATATTGTAAGTAAACCTGACTATATCCAAAAAAAATTAGGATTTCTACCCCAAGATTTTGGAGTGTACCCTAAAGTAAGCGCATATGATTTGTTACATCATATCGCTATTTTGAAAGGCATCGAGAACAAGGATGAACGTGAAGCCCAAATTCGACTTTTATTAGAAAAAGTAAATCTATGGGATTTTAGGAATAAAGAAGTACATACATTTTCAGGCGGAATGAAACAGCGTTTTGGTGTGGCTCAAGCCTTACTTGGAAAACCTAAAATTGTTATTGTAGATGAACCTACTGCTGGTCTGGATCCTGAAGAGCGCAACCGATTCAATATGTTATTAAGCGATATCAGTAGTGAGGTTATCGTAATTCTGTCTACGCATTTAGTTGAAGATGTAAAAAATCTATGTTCAGAAATGACCATTATGAACAAGGGGCAAGTATTAAAAACAGGTAAACCTAAAGAACTGATTGATGAACTGAGAAACAAGATCTGGTCAAAGCCCATCAAAAGCGATCATCTGGATAAGTATCAATCAAAATATCAAGTCATTAGTAAGCAATTAATTGAGCGTGAGCTGTATATCACCATCTTTTCGGAAACGGAACCTACAGGTTTTGAGCCTGTAACGCCTCTTCTGGAGCATGTCTATTTTAAAACGCTTGCCTAA